GTTTACCCGGTTCCGCGTGGGCTGCAGAAGATCCCAAGCTGGCGCAGATCGCAGACTTCGTTCAATGGAGCGGCGTCGCCCTCTCAGTGGTCGTTGTGGCCGCCGCGCTGCTTATTCTGCGAATGTTAGAGGGCGCCAGCGCCCGCCTCAGTAAACGGTACACTCATCGGCGGCCAACGATCGACAAAGTCGCCTCGACGGTGCGGTTTGCGATCTACTTGACCACAATAGTCCTCTGCGCGGCGCTGAGCGTCAGGCTCAACGAAACTGCACTGACCGTCATCGGTGGCGGATTGGCGTTCGCGGTCGGCTTCGCCATGCGCGATCTTGTGGCGGCCTTCATTGCCGGCATCACCATCATCTTCGACCGCCCCTTCCAGGTCGGCGATAGGGTGTCGTTCGCGGGACAGTACGGCGACATCATCAAGATCGGGCCACGCAGCGTGCGCATGAACACGCTCGATCACAACATCATCACCATCCCCAACAACAAGGTGCTGACCGATATCACCTCGAGCGGAAATTACGGCAATCTGGAGATGCAGGTCGCCATGGATTTCTACGTCGGTGTCGATCAGGACGTCGAGCGTGCGACGGAAATCATCACGGAGGCCTGTCTCACAAGTCCTTTCATCTTCTTCGCCATGCCGGTGCCTATCCTGATCAAGCAAACCATCCTCGACCACTATGTCGCCGTGCATATCAAGGCGAGGCCCTATGTGTTTGATTGCAAGTACGAGAAACCGTTCGAGACCGACGTTCATTTCCGGGTGCTTTCGGCGTTCAGCGACGCTGGAATTGGTCCGCCAGCCATCCTTCATCGGCACATCTGAGGCGTGCAAACCGAATGGACCATCTGAACGCCAATATGTTGGCCTGGCTGGAAAATCCGATCATCTCCAAGATCGGCTTTGTCGTCCTGGCTACTGTGATCGCGGTGATTGGAATCCGGTCGCTGCAGGTCATGGTCACCCGGTCGATCAAGGAATCCAACTCCCGCTATCGCATTCGCAAGATGGTGGCCTTCGTGGGCTACGCGATCCTGGTCGTCGTGGCGATATCGACCTTCAGTGATCGGCTGGGGCAGCTCAGTGTGGTGCTTGGTGTGGCCAGCGCTGGCATCGCCTTCTCGCTTCAGGAAGTTATCGCCAGCTTCGCTGGCTGGATCGCGATCTCGTTCGGCGCCTTCTATCGGCCCGGTGATCGCGTCCAACTTGGGGGCATCAAGGGCGATGTGATCGACATCGGCGTCCTACGCACTACCTTGATGGAGATCGGCGACTGGGTCGGCGGCGATATCTACAACGGCCGAGTCGTGAGGGTCGCGAACAGCTTTGTCTTCAAAGAGCCTGTTTATAACTACTCGGGGGACTTTTCCTTCCTTTGGGATGAGTTCAAGATTCCGGTGCGTTTCGGTTCCGACTGGCGACTGGCTCAACAGATCATCGAGAAGGCGGTTAACGACCATGTCGCCGTCTACGAAGAATCGTCCGCTGAGGCTTGGAAGGTTTTGGTCAGCAAGTTTCTCGTTGAGGAGGCGCGGATCGAGCCCCTCATCACCTTGGTCGTGACGGACAATTGGATCGAGTTTACCGCGCGCTACGTGGTCGACTACCGCAAGCGCCGCATCACCAAGGACGCGATCATGCGGTCGCTTCTGACTGCGTTCGAGGAAAACAAGCCATCCGTGGGGTTCGGCAGCGCGACCTACGAGATCGTAGCCGTGCCGCCAGTTGCCCTTCGGACGGCGCCAGGATCCGCGTCTTCTGTGGCACCCAATCCTTGATGGGCAGAATAGGAACTGCCATTGGCGTATGGGTCGCCAACAAGCCGGGCGCCGCGTTTTCGGATGCGCTTCCTTACTGGCGGGACAAACGGCCTACCTTTCGTCCCACTGCGTCGGCGTCGGACGTAGGGCGGTCAAGATCTCCGGCCTGCAATCGCGAGATAGCGTGGCGCTCTGGGCCTTGGTCATCTTCCTGCCGCGCTTGTTGAGTATGGTGTCCGCATCGAAACGTTCTCCGCGCCGCGGGTAAAATGTCGGCAGCATTCAGGCTGACGCTGCAGTTCCTAGGAACTTGAAGAACCAAGACCTGGAAGGAAAGCGAGGGGAATTTCTAAACCCCGTTCGCAGCGCCCCGGTTTCGCTGGGCCGAACCGAAATAGCGAGGCTCTCATGATCCCCCTTCCCAAACTCCCCTATCCCGCCGATGCCCTCGAGCCGGTGATCTCCCAGACCACGATGGTCACTCACCACGACAAACACCACGCGAAATACGTTGAGACGGTTAATCGTGAGATGACCGAGGACGATGCCAGAGGTTCCCTTGAGGATGTCATCGCCGCAGCCGGGTTCTCCCGACGCCCGACGCTTTTCAACGCTGCCGCCCAGGCGTGGAACCATGCGTTCTTTTGGAATTGCATGTCCCCGGCGCCCACGCGCCCTTCGCCGGCACTGGAAACGGCGATCAACGCGGCGTTCGGCGATCTCGCCGGTCTTCGCACGGCCTTCCTTAGCGCCGGCCTCACCCATTTCGGGTCCGGATGGGTCTGGCTCGCCGCAATGGACGGCGGCCTCAAGATCCTGACCACGCATGACGCGGAAACACTGTCAGGCCGGCCCGAGCGTCCCCTTCTGGTCTGTGACGTTTGGGAACACGCCTACTATCTCGACTACAAGAACGATCGGGCGAAATACCTTGGCCTTTGGTGGGACAAGCTCGCGAACTGGGACTTCGCCAACGCCGAGTTCGCCGCCCCCTCAGGTGTCCGCTGGGCCTATCCCGCGTTGGTGGAAACCTACGTGACGCCGATCCAGGATCACCATGCTTTCGAGCGCGCGCTGGAAGAGGCGGGGATGTTGCTCGGCGACCCGCCGCAGACTGACACACCGCACGGTCGGCGCTTTGGCGCACTTCTCGGCCGTATCGCCCAATATGAGCCTAACGCCCCGGCTGTCGGGAGCTTGCCAAAAGTCTCCGAGGACCTGGATCGGCGAATCCGCGCCGCCGCAAGGAATCTGGAGACGCCGCGCCTGAACACCCATTGGGAGCCGATGCTTGGCGGTGAATTCCCGCCTGGCGCCTAGACACGCCGCTCGTTGGGCTCGTCTGGGGCATCGTACAAGAGCGTCTCAATAATGGCGATCAACGCGCGGGCAATCTGCGGGTTGTCGATCGGCCCGTCATTTCGCAACTCGTCCAAACTGCGCGCGAGCTTTCGGCGCTGATCCTCGGTCAACATCTGGCGCCTCCTGCGGTTAGCTTCACGATCCTCATCCGCTCGGCGATGGGACCCCCTCCGATACAGGCCACCAAAGGCCGATCAACCTAAAATACCATGGCAAGCTTCATTTATTCCAACCGAAAGGAGATCAAATGGATGGCATTCAACACGACACGGTTCTTTTAGTTTGCAGCGATCCGGACTTTGCCGATCACGCACTTCGCGGGTTTTTCTTGGCCGGCTATCCTGTCGTTGGCCCGGTGGCTACTGCGGGCATGGCTCTGACTCTGGCCGCGCAAGCGGCCCCCAAGGTCGCCCTGGTCGCGCGGCCCCTGATAGGGCGGCGAAACGCCCGCGACTTGGCGCGCGCGCTGATGCAGAATTGGGGCATTCACTCGCTTGTGCTCGACGAGGCCGTACCTGATGCGGGTCTCGTGGCCCACGAAACAGCCAGCTGGTCGCCGCCGCCCGGCGAAACGTCGCGGCTGCTGGGCGTCTTGCGGAGGCGATATGACAAGCAACACTAAAACGGTTGCGCTCAAGCGCTTGGGTCCAATGTCCTGGACCGGAGGCCGAAAAGGCCGGGCGCTACGTCGCATCACAAGTGGTTCCGAAGCCCCGATTTGTGGGCTCGACGAACTGGAGCGGGAGGCTCTCCACCAATCTCGCCTCATCGTGGCCGCGTTGATGACCCCTTATCAGCGCTTCCCGACCCGCCGCCAGCTCGGCCGCGCTTGGCGGGCCATACTCGCTTTGGATCGCGCTGAAGCGAGCCTACGATCGCTTGGGTCGCCGCCAGAGCCTCAATAACCGGAATTCAGTTGAGGTGTGCTTGGCCAGATCATTGACCGAGCGTTCCGCCTTCTCTGAGACGCCGGGGTGGGTGGCTCGAATCAACAGCCCACAGAACTCGGGCGTTTGCCCCAAAGTCGCCCCTTATCAGGCCGAAACAGACCAGCAACACGGGGGAAATGCGCGCGCTTGCCTGCTCGATTCAGGCCGCTAACGCGTGGCCGGAAGCTCGCCTCTAACGGTTGTAGCTTTGCTAGAGAAAAAGCCCGAATCGCACCTTTTTAGTCAAAACAGCCCTTGACCTCGCCTATTCCGCGACTCACGGTTGTGACGCCCGGCAAAGGCGGGCGGACGCAATCAAGGGTCAGCTGCGATGAAAAACGCCGGTTCTAGCCAAGCTCGGGGACGCGCTTCGACCGCCCTGGCCCTCCTCGCGGGCGCGGCTGTCCTCCTAGCAGTAAGCCCAGCTTGGGCCGCTGGCGCGGGCACCGCCATGCCTTGGGAAGGCCCGCTCGACACCATCATGCAGTCGCTGTCGGGACCGGTCGCCAAGGCCGTGGGCATCATCGCAATCGTCCTCACCGGGCTGGGCTTTGCCTTCGCTGAAGGTGGGTCGGCCCTGCGCAAAGGGATCGGCATCGTCTTCGGTCTGGCGATCGCTTTCACGGCGACGACCTTCATCTCGACCTTCTTCAACATGACCGCTGGGGCGGCGTTCTGATGGCCCGGTCGGACGTCGAGGGGTTTGAGATCGCCTTCCACAGCTCGCTGTCGGAGCCGGTGACGATCGCCGGCGTGCCGCGCATGATCGCGGTGCTCAACGGCACCCTGACCGCCGTCTTGGCCCTGGGCCTGCAGGTCCCTCTGATCGGGATTCCGCTCGGCCTCGCCATTCACGGCGCCTGCTTCTGGCTGAACAAGCGCGACCCCTACTTCTTCGACGCGCTCGGCCGCCACATTCGCCAGAAGCCGTACCTGGACGCCTGACGTGCGCGCTTGGCTTCACCCCTCCCCGTCCTTGGTCTCCTAGAGGTTCGCCGTGCTGTACCTGCGTGAGTACCGGCCCAAGGCTGATCGCCTGTTCGACCACCTTCCCTGGGTGGCCCTGATTGGGCCCGGGCTGGTGCTCAACAAGGACGGCAGCTTTCAGAAGACCCTGGCCTTCCGTGGCCCGGACCTGGCCAGCGCCACGGACGCCGGTCTGGTCGCGACCCGCGCTCAGCTCAACAACGCCTTGCGACGCCTTGGCTCTCGCTGGTGCCTGCACATCGAGGCGGTCCGCGCGCCGTCTCAGACCTATCCCATCAGCCAGTTTCCCGACCCCGTCTCAGACCTGGTCGATGAGGAACGCCGCGAGGGTTTCGAGGCACAGGAGCGCCACTTCGAGAGCCGCTACTTCCTGACCTTCACCTACCTGCCGCCGGAAGAGGCGATCTCAACGGCGGAGAGCCTCCTGCTCGAAAACGCCCCGTCCGGCCGGGGCGCCGAGGGGATGTACCGCGCGGCGCTGAGCGACTTCCTCAGCACGGTACACCAGATCGCCGACATCCTGACCGCGATCATGCCGGAGGTCGCAGAACTAACCGACGATGAGACCCTGACCTATCTGCACAGCTGCATCTCGACCAAGCGCCACACGGTCGCCACGCCGGAGACCCCGGCCTACCTCGACGCCTTCCTCACCGACGATGATTTCCAGGGCGGCCTGCTGCCCCGACTCGGGGGCCAGTACCTGCGCACACTTTCGGTTCGGGCCTACCCGACCACCTCGTGCCCTGGCCTGCTCGACCGGCTCAACGAGCTGGGCATCAGCTATCGGTGGGTCTGCCGGTATCTGCCGCTGGACAAGGAAGACGCGCGCAAGGCGGTGACCACGGTTCGCAAGCGCTGGTTCGCCAAGCGCAAGGGCGTGATGGCGCTCCTGAAGGAGGCGATCACCCGGGAGCCTTCGCTTTTGGAAGACCCGGACGCGGCGGCGAAGTCCGTCGACGCCGATGCGGCCCTGGCCATTCTCGGGGGTGACTACGCCTCGATCGGCTACTTCACCCCGACCGTCACTCTGATGGACGCGGATCCAGACCGCCTGGCGAACCGCGTCCGAGAGGTCGAGGGCGCCATCAACCGGGCGGGCTTCGTCTGCAAGGTCGAGGACGTCAACGCGGTCGAGTCCTGGATCGGCAGCCTGCCGGGTCAGGCCTACGCCGATCTGCGTCGGCCCTTGGTATCGTCACTGAACCTTTGCGACATGATGCCGATGTCGGCGATCTGGCCCGGTCCGACCGTCAACGCCCACCTGTCGGCCGAATGCCAGAAACGGGGACATCCCGGTCTCCAGCCTGCTCTGCTCGTAACGCGCACTGCCGGCACCACGCCTTTCAGATTTGATCTTCACCAAGGCGACGTCGGCCATACGATGATCGTCGGACCGACCGGCTCTGGCAAATCGGTCCTGCTCAATACCCTAGCCATGCAGTGGCTGCGTTATCCGGAAGCTCAGGTCTTCTACTTCGACAAGGGCGCCAGCTCCCGCGCATCGACCCTCCTCGTCGGCGGCCAGTTCTATGTCCTGGGCGGTGACCAGAGCGAGCTGGCCTTCCAGCCGCTGGCGCAGATCGACGCGCCCGACGACCGCGCCTGGGCCCAGGAATGGGTGCAAGACATTGTCGCCGCCGAGGGCGTGCCGATCACGCCGCCGGTAAAGGACGAGATCTGGAGCGGGTTGCGAAATCTCGCCGAGGGACCGCGCGACCAGCGCACCCTCACCCTGCTGGCCGCAACCATCCAGGACCAGACCGTCAAGGCAGCGCTCACCCCCTACACGCTGAGCGGACCTTACGGCCATCTGCTCGACGCCAACCAGAACGCCTTGAAGCCTGCCGCCTGGCAGACCTTCGAGATGGCCGAGCTGATGGCCAGCAAGTCGGCTTTGGCCCCGGTGCTCACCTACATCTTCCGCAGTCTGGAACGTCGCTTCGACGGAAGGCCGACCCTTCTCGTGCTAGACGAGGCGTGGCTCTTCCTCGACCAGGGCGCCTTCGCGGCCAAAATCCGCGAGTGGCTGAAGACGTTGCGCAAGTTCAACGTCGCCGTGGTGTTCGCCACACAGAGCCTGGCGGACGTGGCCCGGTCATCCATCGCGCCAGCCCTGATCGAGAGCTGCCCGACCCGCATCTTCTTGCCCAATCCGGACGCCCAGACGCCGCAGATAGCGGCGCTCTATCAGGACTTCGGCTTGAACCCGCAGCAGGTTCGGATCATCGCCAACGCCACGCCCAAACGCGAGTACTACTACCAGTCCACGTCCGGGAACCGGCTGTTTGAGCTGGGCCTGGGCGGCGTGTCACTGGCCGCCGTGGGCTCGTCCTCGCCGGGGGATCAGCAGCTCATCAGCCAGCTGCTCGCTGACCATGACCGCAGTGAGTTCGCCGAGCGCTTCTTCGCGGCCAAGGGCCAGGCGGATGTCGCGCGCTATCTCGGCGGCCAGCGTCGCGTGGCCTATCCAAGGGTGGCGTGATGGGCGCGCATGACCTCACCTTTGCGCCCGCTCGGCCGCCGATGAGCCCCCAAGCCTTCGCGCGCCTGGCGTGGCTCAATCGTCACCTCCCGAGCGCGTGGACCGCGTCGCGCCGGCGTCGGCGGATCCTGTTTCTGGTCCTTGCGGCGCCCGGCTTCCTCGCGGTCTTCGGCACCACCTACCACCACAACTTCTTCGTCATGCTGGCCGGCTTTGTCCTGTTCGGCGCGGCTGTCGCCTTTCGAGCCGTCTCTGAGCCGCTGTTCGTCCAGGCGACCGGCGACGACCTTTTCCCGGTCCCTCATCCCTCGCACCAGAAGGACACTCCAGATGCGTAAGCAGCTCATGGCCGCGGCGGCGATCGTCGCAGTGTCGCTGGGATTGGGGCCTCTGCCGCCGCAGTCCGCCGCCGCCCAGCAGATCGTGTTCGATCCGCGCGCCGTGGCGCAAGCGGTCCAGCAGGTGCGCCAGGGCCTGTCTCAGATCCAGCAGCTTCAGGCGCAGGTCACCAATCAGATGGCGATGCTGCAGAAGCTCGGCACGGACGTGACCCAGCCCTTGGCGCAGATCAACGCCCAGGCCAGCCAGCTCATGCAGCAGGCCCAGGCGATCGGCTACAACAGCCAGAA
This genomic interval from Caulobacter sp. NIBR2454 contains the following:
- a CDS encoding mechanosensitive ion channel family protein codes for the protein MTRKEHAGRSVALALIASGGLPGSAWAAEDPKLAQIADFVQWSGVALSVVVVAAALLILRMLEGASARLSKRYTHRRPTIDKVASTVRFAIYLTTIVLCAALSVRLNETALTVIGGGLAFAVGFAMRDLVAAFIAGITIIFDRPFQVGDRVSFAGQYGDIIKIGPRSVRMNTLDHNIITIPNNKVLTDITSSGNYGNLEMQVAMDFYVGVDQDVERATEIITEACLTSPFIFFAMPVPILIKQTILDHYVAVHIKARPYVFDCKYEKPFETDVHFRVLSAFSDAGIGPPAILHRHI
- a CDS encoding mechanosensitive ion channel family protein, with the protein product MDHLNANMLAWLENPIISKIGFVVLATVIAVIGIRSLQVMVTRSIKESNSRYRIRKMVAFVGYAILVVVAISTFSDRLGQLSVVLGVASAGIAFSLQEVIASFAGWIAISFGAFYRPGDRVQLGGIKGDVIDIGVLRTTLMEIGDWVGGDIYNGRVVRVANSFVFKEPVYNYSGDFSFLWDEFKIPVRFGSDWRLAQQIIEKAVNDHVAVYEESSAEAWKVLVSKFLVEEARIEPLITLVVTDNWIEFTARYVVDYRKRRITKDAIMRSLLTAFEENKPSVGFGSATYEIVAVPPVALRTAPGSASSVAPNP
- a CDS encoding superoxide dismutase encodes the protein MIPLPKLPYPADALEPVISQTTMVTHHDKHHAKYVETVNREMTEDDARGSLEDVIAAAGFSRRPTLFNAAAQAWNHAFFWNCMSPAPTRPSPALETAINAAFGDLAGLRTAFLSAGLTHFGSGWVWLAAMDGGLKILTTHDAETLSGRPERPLLVCDVWEHAYYLDYKNDRAKYLGLWWDKLANWDFANAEFAAPSGVRWAYPALVETYVTPIQDHHAFERALEEAGMLLGDPPQTDTPHGRRFGALLGRIAQYEPNAPAVGSLPKVSEDLDRRIRAAARNLETPRLNTHWEPMLGGEFPPGA
- a CDS encoding TrbC/VirB2 family protein, yielding MKNAGSSQARGRASTALALLAGAAVLLAVSPAWAAGAGTAMPWEGPLDTIMQSLSGPVAKAVGIIAIVLTGLGFAFAEGGSALRKGIGIVFGLAIAFTATTFISTFFNMTAGAAF
- a CDS encoding VirB3 family type IV secretion system protein — translated: MARSDVEGFEIAFHSSLSEPVTIAGVPRMIAVLNGTLTAVLALGLQVPLIGIPLGLAIHGACFWLNKRDPYFFDALGRHIRQKPYLDA
- the trbE gene encoding conjugal transfer protein TrbE → MLYLREYRPKADRLFDHLPWVALIGPGLVLNKDGSFQKTLAFRGPDLASATDAGLVATRAQLNNALRRLGSRWCLHIEAVRAPSQTYPISQFPDPVSDLVDEERREGFEAQERHFESRYFLTFTYLPPEEAISTAESLLLENAPSGRGAEGMYRAALSDFLSTVHQIADILTAIMPEVAELTDDETLTYLHSCISTKRHTVATPETPAYLDAFLTDDDFQGGLLPRLGGQYLRTLSVRAYPTTSCPGLLDRLNELGISYRWVCRYLPLDKEDARKAVTTVRKRWFAKRKGVMALLKEAITREPSLLEDPDAAAKSVDADAALAILGGDYASIGYFTPTVTLMDADPDRLANRVREVEGAINRAGFVCKVEDVNAVESWIGSLPGQAYADLRRPLVSSLNLCDMMPMSAIWPGPTVNAHLSAECQKRGHPGLQPALLVTRTAGTTPFRFDLHQGDVGHTMIVGPTGSGKSVLLNTLAMQWLRYPEAQVFYFDKGASSRASTLLVGGQFYVLGGDQSELAFQPLAQIDAPDDRAWAQEWVQDIVAAEGVPITPPVKDEIWSGLRNLAEGPRDQRTLTLLAATIQDQTVKAALTPYTLSGPYGHLLDANQNALKPAAWQTFEMAELMASKSALAPVLTYIFRSLERRFDGRPTLLVLDEAWLFLDQGAFAAKIREWLKTLRKFNVAVVFATQSLADVARSSIAPALIESCPTRIFLPNPDAQTPQIAALYQDFGLNPQQVRIIANATPKREYYYQSTSGNRLFELGLGGVSLAAVGSSSPGDQQLISQLLADHDRSEFAERFFAAKGQADVARYLGGQRRVAYPRVA